The Lycium barbarum isolate Lr01 chromosome 10, ASM1917538v2, whole genome shotgun sequence genome includes a region encoding these proteins:
- the LOC132613321 gene encoding LOW QUALITY PROTEIN: uncharacterized protein LOC132613321 (The sequence of the model RefSeq protein was modified relative to this genomic sequence to represent the inferred CDS: inserted 1 base in 1 codon; substituted 2 bases at 2 genomic stop codons) — protein sequence MNFNFIKFICLHWDSPPSQDVVLRRRCKSGEEIAVSALLGAEXLXXNIKFPREAFMKVGVNKPGLRSILQFDCVETAQIGDGCSFKIHNVNYIPSCDLDSLARKGPSVRYFCPLLSVKESLEIILGSISLSFKFPMRTERFFLAYFVKVSNLKSCQLHLLIVFLLLCPFFSFFSALDQTLQEELCKYLEARGVGLCFAHSLLLHLHKKEQGQYVDWLHELQAIVTPSE from the exons ATGAATTTCAATTTTATAAAATTCATATGTCTACACTGGGATTCACCACCATCCCAAGATGTTGTTCTACGCAGGAGATGCAAGTCAGGGGAGGAAATTGCTGTTTCTGCTTTATTGGGTGCTG GGCTCTAATGAAATATTAAATTTCCCAGGGAAGCTTTTATGAAAGTAGGCGTGAATAAGCCTGGCTTAAGATCCATCCTACAGTTTGATTGTGTGGAAACTGCACAAATTGGTGATGGCTGTAGCTTTAAAATTCATAATGTGAACTACATTCCATCATGCGACCTGGACTCTTTAGCCCGCAAAGGTCCCTCGGTCAGGTACTTTTGTCCTCTTT TGTCGGTGAAAGAAAGTCTTGAGATTATCCTTGGAAGTATTAGTTTGAGTTTTAAATTTCCAATGCGCACTG AACGATTCTTCTTGGCTTATTTTGTGAAAGTCTCAAATCTCAAGAGTTGCCAGTTGCATTTACTTATTGTGTTCCTCTTATTGTGTCCCTTCTTCAGTTTTTTCAGTGCATTAGATCAGACTCTTCAAGAAGAGCTCTGCAAATATCTAGAAGCAAGAGGAGTTGGTCTATGTTTCGCGCATTCGCTCTTACTCCACCTACACAAAAAGGAGCAAGGTCAATACGTCGACTGGTTGCACGAATTGCAAGCTATTGTAACACCAAGTGAATGA
- the LOC132614577 gene encoding uncharacterized protein LOC132614577 isoform X1 yields the protein MKKQCLHDNSVLSNSVNPSSFEVSTSFAEQASSVVRRSLLLGETGSSSGTKPTHHGKKSVMTTNQERDFIQVGTLSSAEAKSSYISLKDVPNCEFCGAKKFEYEPLAFCCSNGSIHLISYQMPQELRNLYLGNTEESKQFRTYIRTYNNTFAFTSLGVTYDKNLAKRSNGVYTFKVQGQMYHFINDLVPTNQRAKNLQLYFFDSENKLQN from the exons ATGAAAAAGCAATGTCTGCATGACAATTCAGTTCTATCTAATTCAGTTAATCCATCATCCTTTGAAGTTAGCACTTCTTTCGCAGAGCAGGCTTCGTCTGTTGTAAGACGGTCACTGCTTCTTGGTGAAACAG GATCGTCGTCAGGCACAAAGCCTACACATCATGGTAAAAAGTCAGTGATGACTACAAATCAAG AAAGAGATTTCATACAAGTTGGTACCTTAAGTAGTGCAGAAGCAAAAAGCAGCTATATTAGCTTGAAAGATGTTCCGAATTGTGAATTTTGTGGAGCCAAAAAGTTTGAATATGAACCGCTTGCATTTTGTTGTAGTAATGGTTCGATTCACTTAATTTCATATCAAATGCCACAAGAGTTAAGAAATTTGTATTTGGGAAACACTGAGGAATCAAAGCAATTTCGAACTTACATTAGAACATACAATAACACATTCGCTTTCACATCACTCGGAGTAACTTATGATAAAAATTTAGCAAAACGAAGTAATGGAGTTTATACCTTCAAAGTCCAAGGACAAATGTACCATTTTATAAATGATTTGGTTCCAACTAATCAAAGGGCTAAGAACTTACAATTGTATTTCTTTGACAGTGAAAACAAACTGCAAAATTGA
- the LOC132614577 gene encoding mitochondrial acidic protein MAM33-like isoform X2, whose translation MRKVPAVLRQARKAMLGDLDLLKVLQSEINHELFLKPFQENDESKSFGDFVVDWDSTQSQDIVLRRRCESGEEIAVSALLGAEGSNENVKFPREAFMKVGVKKPGLRSILQFDCAATAQIGDGCSFKIHNVNYIPSCDLDSLARKGPSVSFFSALDQTLQEELYKYLEARGVGLSFADSLLLHLHKKEQGQYVDWLHKLQAIVTPSE comes from the exons ATGAGGAAAGTGCCAGCCGTATTGAGGCAAGCTCGTAAAGCtatgttgggagatttggatTTGCTCAAAGTATTACAATCTGAAATCAACCATGAACTCTTCCTTAAACCTTTTCAG GAGAATGATGAAAGTAAAAGCTTTGGAGATTTTGTCGTAGACTGGGATTCAACACAATCCCAAGACATTGTTCTACGCAGGAGATGCGAGTCAGGGGAGGAAATTGCTGTTTCTGCTTTACTGGGTGCTGAGGGCTCTAATGAAAATGTTAAATTTCCCAGGGAAGCTTTTATGAAAGTAGGCGTGAAGAAGCCTGGCTTGAGATCCATCCTACAGTTTGATTGTGCGGCAACTGCACAAATTGGTGATGGCTGTAGCTTTAAAATTCATAATGTGAACTACATTCCATCGTGTGACCTGGATTCTTTAGCCCGCAAAGGTCCCTCAGTCAG TTTTTTCAGTGCATTAGATCAGACTCTTCAAGAAGAGCTCTACAAATATCTAGAAGCAAGAGGAGTTGGTCTGAGTTTCGCAGATTCGCTCTTACTCCACCTACACAAAAAGGAGCAAGGTCAATATGTCGACTGGTTGCACAAATTGCAAGCTATTGTAACACCAAGTGAATGA